From a region of the Alosa sapidissima isolate fAloSap1 chromosome 9, fAloSap1.pri, whole genome shotgun sequence genome:
- the LOC121717879 gene encoding uncharacterized protein LOC121717879 — protein MNFQYNYSNYTRDGFHQDQGVQHILTTQAGGTYFHGVAPTTGSVFINQPVIWPEYHGYRPQQNHGLLGNSTALPQFLPVTEIPVFHPIPLQGYQGTTLQDGAVAFNPQLQGPVMFVDAMGQQHGTSVTFHPQLQAPLVAMGGAGPQYGVPVPYAPHVQAPVMYVDANGQQHGTTVPINPQLQAPIMYVDANGQQHGTTVPINPQLQAPIMYVDANGQQHGTTVPINPQLQAPIMYVDANGQQHGTTVPINPQLQAPIMYVDANGQQHGTAVPFDPQLQAPFTLVDGRGLPHGTFIPSDPHTQAPLLVLDANGQQHGTTVPFDPQLQAPFVLVDSGGLPHGTSLQAPLMLIDATGLQHGTAVPLNPVPTPSEPVQLFDNPVEAGKADTNLPKKPKSSLPENADRPKDKKRKHKHDKGEKERKEKRRKKETSSTEKTTKSGEEGSETDKKAGGLKAPKDESKAKHKDSSNKSKSKKAKEMQPAIILQPRSKLGERIMHSVQVFHKLGDKIEKVRPPKPTPEEAAKTSRSERPSSSGGQRGQPKIPYPVQPYRIPKRPSNMPERPGPSNVPDRPGPSNVSNCAPVRSDADQPRRPEHSQSRPPAPAPETRAQRPTAPAHPRHPYVVPHFFKNHAHGSVGDYGDGERIMYLKPEHPGMFPLPLVNLAPLPPGAPRRFHCREYSATITAERRAEREAMKREAKRQRDEAAKITRNGMDCSVLADQMHLPREPWPRKDNWLETELDEVWNLDECMLGPRDDLMLD, from the exons ATGAATTTTCAATATAATTACTCCAACTACACCCGAGATGGCTTCCACCAGGATCAAG GTGTACAACACATCCTTACCACCCAGGCAGGAGGCACCTATTTCCATGGTGTGG CCCCTACTACTGGCTCTGTATTCATCAATCAGCCTGTGATTTGGCCTGAGTACCATGGATATCGGCCCCAGCAAAACCATGGGCTGCTTGGCAACTCCACTGCTCTGCCGCAGTTCCTGCCTGTCACCGAGATCCCAGTCTTCCACCCTATCCCTCTTCAGGGATACCAAGGGACGACCCTCCAggatggagctgtagccttcaATCCCCAGCTACAAGGCCCTGTCATGTTTGTGGATGCTATGGGCCAACAGCACGGCACCTCTGTGACCTTCCATCCACAGCTGCAAGCGCCCCTTGTGGCCATGGGTGGAGCTGGCCCACAGTATGGTGTCCCTGTTCCCTACGCTCCACACGTGCAGGCCCCCGTCATGTATGTGGATGCCAACGGGCAACAGCATGGCACAACTGTGCCTATCAACCCACAGCTGCAGGCCCCTATCATGTATGTGGATGCCAACGGGCAACAGCATGGCACAACTGTGCCTATCAACCCACAGCTGCAGGCCCCCATCATGTATGTGGATGCCAACGGGCAACAGCATGGCACAACTGTGCCTATCAACCCACAGCTGCAGGCCCCTATCATGTATGTGGATGCCAACGGGCAACAGCATGGCACAACTGTGCCTATCAACCCACAGCTGCAGGCCCCTATCATGTATGTGGATGCCAACGGGCAACAGCATGGCACTGCTGTGCCTTTTGACCCACAGCTGCAGGCCCCCTTCACGTTGGTGGATGGTAGAGGCCTACCTCACGGCACCTTTATTCCCTCTGATCCGCATACACAAGCACCCTTGTTGGTGCTGGATGCCAACGGGCAACAGCATGGCACCACTGTACCTTTCGACCCACAGCTGCAGGCACCCTTCGTGTTGGTGGACAGTGGAGGCCTACCTCACGGCACCTCTCTACAAGCACCCTTGATGCTGATAGATGCCACAGGCCTACAGCATGGCACCGCTGTGCCTCTCAACCCAGTGCCAACACCAAGCGAACCAGTTCAGCTTTTCGACAACCCAGTCGAGGCAGGAAAGGCAGACACGAACCTGCCCAAGAAGCCTAAGAGCAGTCTCCCTGAGAATGCTGACAGGCCCAAAGACAAGAAGAGAAAGCACAAGCATGAcaagggtgagaaagagaggaaggagaaacgGCGCAAGAAAGAGACAAGCTCGACTGAGAAAACAACCAAGTCTGGAGAGGAGGGGTCAGAAACCGACAAGAAAGCAGGTGGTTTAAAGGCACCTAAAGATGAATCAAAGGCTAAGCACAAGGACTCCTCTAACAAGTCCAAGAGCAAGAAGGCCAAAGAGATGCAGCCTGCCATCATTTTGCAACCCAGAAGCAAACTCGGAGAGCGCATCATGCACTCTGTACAAGTCTTCCATAAGCTCGGAGACAAGATAGAGAAAGTCAGGCCCCCAAAACCAACCCCAGAGGAGGCTGCCAAAACATCTCGGTCTGAGCGTCCCAGCTCATCTGGTGGGCAGAGAGGGCAGCCTAAGATCCCCTACCCAGTCCAGCCTTACAGAATCCCTAAGAGGCCAAGTAACATGCCAGAGCGCCCAGGACCAAGCAATGTGCCGGACCGTCCAGGACCAAGCAATGTGTCGAACTGTGCACCTGTGCGCTCTGACGCTGACCAGCCACGCCGCCCAGAACACAGTCAAAGCAGGCCTCCTGCACCCGCACCTGAGACAAGGGCCCAGAGGCCCACAGCACCTGCCCACCCCAGACATCCCTACGTGGTGCCCCATTTCTTCAAGAACCACGCCCATGGCAGTGTGGGCGACTACGGGGACGGAGAGAGGATCATGTACCTGAAGCCGGAGCACCCTGGCAtgttccccctccccctcgtcAACTTGGCGCCACTGCCCCCCGGTGCGCCCCGCCGTTTCCACTGCCGGGAGTACTCCGCCACCATCACCGCCGAGCGCCGCGCCGAGAGAGAGGCCATGAAGCGCGAGGCCAAGCGGCAGAGGGACGAGGCCGCCAAGATCACACGCAACGGCATGGACTGCAGCGTGCTGGCTGACCAAATGCACCTGCCACGTGAGCCGTGGCCGAGGAAGGACAACTGGTTGGAGACCGAACTGGACGAAGTGTGGAATTTGGATGAGTGTATGCTGGGCCCCAGGGATGACTTGATGCTCGACTGA